Below is a genomic region from Methanolobus sediminis.
ACCTTTGCCTTCTGAAACTTCCACTAAAGTAATATGGGAATCTGTTTCAGCAATTGCCTGATTGCCTGCCATGTCTTGACCAATAACATTGATATTGTAAACATTAGAAGTATCAAGCTCGAAGATTCCACTCCAATAATCCCCATTTGCCTCCATATTCACACTGTTTCTATTGACAGTCACAGCAGGAATCGACTCTAATGATTCTGAGCTGCTTACATTTACATAGGCATGTGAATCATCGATCATCGAGATTGAACTATATAAGCATGGAGAAACTCTGTCTATATTTACTACGATATCTGATATTGTGGAGTTAGTGTTCTTTGCACCATCTTCTGCAACTACTGTTACATAATATTCCCCATCATCGGGAATCGATGATAGATTGAAGTAACCAATCCAATTTCCATCTTCATTGAAAGCACTTGAAGTTATCTCAAAATTGCTGAAGTTAGAGGATAGAATTACATCGACTGAACTGGGATTTCCCGGAGTGCCTGAAACAGAGACATTGACTGACAGTTCCAAGTTAGCGTAAACCATCTTATCTACAGTATTTGATCCACTTATGCTGTTAATTTCTATGGAAGGAATGGTATTATCTACAACTACTGGAACTTCCTTTGACGAGAAGTGACCATATAAATCAAAACTTGTCAGATTCAAGTAATATGTTCCACTTGGAACTGATTCACCTGTTTGATTAGTTGCATTCCAGGTTAATAGATAATCATCTGTACTTATGTATTCGGTCATATTTTTGGTGAAAACCGTATTTCCTGAACCATTCATAATAATGAATTCAGTTACACCTGGATACATATCACTGCTGTTGAGTATTATATCAACTGGATTGTTCACGCTTATATTGCTGTCAAATCCAACACTGATGTTGACAAAAGGAGCACCATCATCAACTATAATGGTTCCACTTACTTCAGGTGACCAGGCACCATCATCGTCCTGAACCTTGAAGTAAATTGTATGTGTACCAACTGAAAGAGCACTGGTGCTAAATTCAGCAGAAGTACTCAACTGACCATCAATGGTGGATCGCCAATTGTAACCAATGATAGTACCATCATTATCAACTCCATTACCAACAAAAGAGACTAGAGTGCCTTCTATTGTTGGGTTTGGTAATATTGAAGTAATGTTAGCTGTTGGAGCTTCATTAGAAATCTCATAAATGGTCAAACTAGCTGATACGATATCGGACCATTCTCCATCATCATCCTGAACCTTGAAGTAGATCGTATGAGTGCCTGCTGAAAGAGCACTGGTACTAAAACTGGATGAACTACTTAAATACCCGTCAATGCTTGAAGTCCAGTAGTATCCTGTCACTGTACCATCATTGTCAGTACCACTTCCAGAGAATGAAACAGATACACCTTCTGTGGCAGGATTTGGGGAAACACTGGTAATAGATGCCACAGGTTCCTCATTGTTTTCTGAAGCAGAACTGCTTTCATAATAATACTTTTCAACAAATGGATAGTACCTCAATGAAAGATCATCATCTGCAACTTTAAAGCTTAAGCCTTCTGCAATGTCAACTGTATCACCAATACTGAGAATAATAGTACCAATATTGTACATTTCTATGGTTGAACTGGAGATGCTATCAACTTCAAGCTCTCCAAACTCGTCACCTGCATCTATATAGATCACATTTTCGTAATCTATGAGATAGAGTCCTTCAACTACTACTAGGCTGTCCACCTGACCCTGGAATACATCGGTTACAAGTAACCTGAAGACTATTACATCATCAGTATTACCAACATCGGTGTCATAGGTCCATGTTGCTTCACCGCTTAATACATCGATTACTGCATCTTCTATGAATTCACCATCTTTGGAGAGTTCCATCCAGACCTTGTCACCTTCTACATCGATCTGCTTGGCGGTAAGTTCATAGCCACCTGCAAGCTCAAGGGCAGAACCTGTCCTAAGAGTGTACTTGTTATCATTATCAACAAGGAGCTTTACAAGTTCGTCAGGAGCTGAATCAGATACAGAAACATAATCTTCACCTAAGAAACCAATAAGAGGATATGTATATTGGTATCCAGCACCTTCAGCAGCGAAATTGGCAGCATATTCATTCTGCACAATTGTAGCATTATATCTTAATGTACCCTCAGGAATTACACGTCCTGAAATTTCTGTTACTGCAAGTTGCTCGGAACCAATATCATCATTGATATCATACCAGAAGCCGGCAAAGTTTGCAGGAGTCCATATATTTTCAGCAGTTGCAAGTTCTCCCCTTATAGTGTATAATCCAGATTCTGTGCACTCTTCCATTAGGTAGAACCTAAGTGCATTATCATCTGCAACCCGGAATTTGAGATTTTCTGCTAGATCAACAATACTATCCACACTTAGGATTATTGGAGCTGAATTCAGCATCTCGACTGAAGTACTAATACTGTTAACTTCAAGCTCTCCAAACTCATCACCTACATCTATATAGAGCACATTTTCGAAATCTATGAGATAAAGTCCTTCAACTACTACTAGGCTGTCCACCTGACCCTGGAATATGTCAGTTACAAGTACCCTGAAGACTATTACATCGTCAGTATTACCTATATCAACGTCATAGGTCCATGTTACTTCACCACCTGATACGTCAATTACTTCATCTTCTACGAATTCACCATCTTTGGAGAGTTCCATCCAGACCTTGGTACCTTCTACATCGATCTGCTTGGCGGTTAATTCATAGCCATCTGCAAGCTCAAGGGCAGAACCTGTCCTGAGAGTGTATTTGTTATCAGTGTCCAGAAGGAGCTTTACAAGTTCTCCTGCATCACTATCATCAGTTGGAACATACTTCTCGGCAAAGAGACCAATGACAGGATAGGTATATTGATAGGAACCTATAGCCTCAGCCGCAAAATCAGCAGAGTATTCTGTCTGCTGAATTGTTGCTGAATATCTCAGAGCTTCTGCAGGAATTGTGCGGTCATTGATTTCGCTTATTTCCATTACTTCTGAAGCGATATCGTCATCGATATCGTACCAGAAGCCAGCAAAGTTTGCAGCTGTGAATGTACACGGACCAGTATAAACTGGGCTTCTAATATCTAAATATGCATTTCCTGCACCAGACGAGGAATCTGAAGAAGATGATTCGCTGTTTATAGTTAAACTAGCTGATACGATATCGGACCATTCTCCATCATCATCCTGAACCTTGAAGTAGATCGTATGAGTGCCTGCTGAAAGAGCACTGGTACTAAAACTGGATGAACTACTTAAATACCCGTCAATGCTTGAAGTCCAGTAGTATCCTGTCACTGTACCATCATTGTCAGTACCACTTCCAGAGAATGAAACAGATACACCTTCTGTGGCAGGATTTGGGGAAACACTGGTAATAGATGCCACAGGTTCCTCATTTGGCTCTATGACTTTAATGTAATTAGTCTTAGTTATAGAATCCGAACCATAATTGTTAGATACATCCAGAATTACGGAGTAATTTCCAGCTACATCATACGTATGTGCAGGATTTTGCTCTGTTGAAGTTGCACCATCACCAAAGTCCCATGACCATGATGTTGGATTACCACTTGAACTGTCAGTAAACTGCACCTCAATTGGTGTTACACCACTGGTAGCATCCGCGTAGAATGAAGCAACTGGAGCCTGTCCACCTGTACTAGAGGTTGCAACTATCGCATAAACTCCTTTTGTAGTGGCAAGGAAAATATCATCGATGTTATCAGAATTGCAATCCAGCCAGCCAACAAGCTGGGCATATACCCAATCATCTGAAGAATATTGGGCATTCCATAGTTCATTTCCATTATTTCCATCTACAGCTGAAAATATTCCACCTTCATAATATATCCATTCATAAGTTGATTCATCATACCAGTTAAAGTAATACTCTATTTCTATAGTAGGATCTATCACAGAATCTCCATTCAAATCGGAAACAGAGTCTA
It encodes:
- a CDS encoding S-layer protein domain-containing protein is translated as MKNIRILFIELMLILALFSIGIVNADDSNIEGYDQVSLSDIDVSDMTFEERMVTLSNLKMSLAEKERDYQERSILAEDGSFMPETASVQSDIELSSISDEQSSYTFTLNGNAEILWSYENTEMYEEVVVDISDDVNDDGIFDVVIFDNDMLTMRSGKDGSIIWQKYYGYISSVMTLYDDLNSDGVAELIICYEDHNSENQVTVFVEILSGESGDVWKDNSFDITRDSSYLYVYPYFNYDFSDLNGDGTDDVILYLYCDYETEINGEYEYEYETTLIALDSSTCFKIWENTFEGDVEVTTTDFTGDGVNDLIFYSYDYEYDDDTWTYTDYYTLHLVNGYDGTPFFSYSTIDSWFTYEIVDDCDGDGLPDIILAINGNPTQLRMLKGTNGAEIWSNTYSSNLCDILAIGQDIVIGTESEVILLSSVDGSVIWTSACDYEYYWFSTGYVNDDTVEDIYMFTDEYSYDYSLYEFSINTLDGSNGNPIWEYDGFYDDSGDVFLGADINGDNKDDVFITSLDSVDTTDYIVNLKVLSGADGSQCWYESYPLSIDISIDETDDNLYVGVYSWVDSVSDLNGDSVIDPTIEIEYYFNWYDESTYEWIYYEGGIFSAVDGNNGNELWNAQYSSDDWVYAQLVGWLDCNSDNIDDIFLATTKGVYAIVATSSTGGQAPVASFYADATSGVTPIEVQFTDSSSGNPTSWSWDFGDGATSTEQNPAHTYDVAGNYSVILDVSNNYGSDSITKTNYIKVIEPNEEPVASITSVSPNPATEGVSVSFSGSGTDNDGTVTGYYWTSSIDGYLSSSSSFSTSALSAGTHTIYFKVQDDDGEWSDIVSASLTINSESSSSDSSSGAGNAYLDIRSPVYTGPCTFTAANFAGFWYDIDDDIASEVMEISEINDRTIPAEALRYSATIQQTEYSADFAAEAIGSYQYTYPVIGLFAEKYVPTDDSDAGELVKLLLDTDNKYTLRTGSALELADGYELTAKQIDVEGTKVWMELSKDGEFVEDEVIDVSGGEVTWTYDVDIGNTDDVIVFRVLVTDIFQGQVDSLVVVEGLYLIDFENVLYIDVGDEFGELEVNSISTSVEMLNSAPIILSVDSIVDLAENLKFRVADDNALRFYLMEECTESGLYTIRGELATAENIWTPANFAGFWYDINDDIGSEQLAVTEISGRVIPEGTLRYNATIVQNEYAANFAAEGAGYQYTYPLIGFLGEDYVSVSDSAPDELVKLLVDNDNKYTLRTGSALELAGGYELTAKQIDVEGDKVWMELSKDGEFIEDAVIDVLSGEATWTYDTDVGNTDDVIVFRLLVTDVFQGQVDSLVVVEGLYLIDYENVIYIDAGDEFGELEVDSISSSTIEMYNIGTIILSIGDTVDIAEGLSFKVADDDLSLRYYPFVEKYYYESSSASENNEEPVASITSVSPNPATEGVSVSFSGSGTDNDGTVTGYYWTSSIDGYLSSSSSFSTSALSAGTHTIYFKVQDDDGEWSDIVSASLTIYEISNEAPTANITSILPNPTIEGTLVSFVGNGVDNDGTIIGYNWRSTIDGQLSTSAEFSTSALSVGTHTIYFKVQDDDGAWSPEVSGTIIVDDGAPFVNISVGFDSNISVNNPVDIILNSSDMYPGVTEFIIMNGSGNTVFTKNMTEYISTDDYLLTWNATNQTGESVPSGTYYLNLTSFDLYGHFSSKEVPVVVDNTIPSIEINSISGSNTVDKMVYANLELSVNVSVSGTPGNPSSVDVILSSNFSNFEITSSAFNEDGNWIGYFNLSSIPDDGEYYVTVVAEDGAKNTNSTISDIVVNIDRVSPCLYSSISMIDDSHAYVNVSSSESLESIPAVTVNRNSVNMEANGDYWSGIFELDTSNVYNINVIGQDMAGNQAIAETDSHITLVEVSEGKGSFESGSGLKINFTANGTFNDTIIVSESTSPFLELSSGYIGLCILDVHLGSDMSDNLFNATISIPVNISIIPEGMTADDVSICYFNESTGIWEIYDTIVDTIDDTDYWVATVDHFSIYAALGIDSVAPVLGSVTPSEGTPFVEGTTSVDIHFTYGDDCTGINFNSIIFSVDGVDLTDSATVTTSGVSYTASGLSAGSHSTSVYVTDNAGNPSLFSTSFTIASGSTTYTTNPSSGGGGGGGGTTGEAYENILVKDVISIFINKDSHVNYVFTEEGNSITSVQFDSLKNSGTISTIVEVLKDRSSFADVDAPGTIYQQMNIWVGKSGFVTPENVENLLITFKVEKSWLEENNIEASTVYLYRYSDGSWNALPTSITGEDDEFVYLESETPGFSPFAIGSEAEATEIVEEDSLMSVEDTTVENNANKEAPESSSSSTGILAILGGISVLLVGAFIVYKKRS